Genomic window (Peromyscus leucopus breed LL Stock chromosome 15, UCI_PerLeu_2.1, whole genome shotgun sequence):
tttctagtttgcgTCTAATATAAGTTATTCGCACTACCGATGTTACCTCTTCTTAAATAGGCATGTTGAGGTTCTTGCCGGCGCAATACAAGGGGAATGTAAAAACACACGGTCCCTGCCCTCCAGGAGCTTACAGTCTAGGCCAGAGAGACCGAGGGATGCATAGAcgacagaaagaaaagggaaggcagGGAGCAGAGGTGAAGACTGGaagcgggggtgggagggggggagacaGAAAAGCCATGCGGCGAGTGGGCAGGTCGACAtgctgcagtcccagcactccatGGCGATGGTGGGGCAGGTTTGGGGTGGGGTTCCCAGCCGGCCGATGGCAGACAAGGGTGAAGAGGACAGGGCGCCGGTCCCCCGCCGTGCAGCAGCATGCAGCATGCATCAGGTTTTACCTGATCTCACTAGCCATGTCGCCGCAGGCCCCTCCGCCGACCCCGCCGCCGACCCCGTAGCCGAAGGCACCTCGGGCACCACCAGCCCCGCCGCCtccgcagcagcagcagatgaGCCCCCAGATGCCTAGTGCCAGGCAGGCCAGCATGAGCAAAGAGCCCAGCACCGCGCCGACGATCATGCCTACACGCTGGGAGTctgtggagagaaggggaggCGATCAGGCTTCTGACAGTCTGGCACATGCCAGGGCAAATGTCTGTGGGAAAGAGCCCAGGGCCCTGGGAAGTCCAGCGAGGAAGATGTGAGAAGGTAAAGGGTAAGCGAATCTGCAGATGGCTTCCAGCTGCTCTAGACAAAGACCTAGCCTGAGAGCAGGGGGAGAGGCAACCAGCTGAGGCTCCAAAATAAAGCCTAGGTACCCGCATTCCAACCCTCCCAGCCAGGGGACTCTGGGGCTGCTGTACCTACCTGAGACTTTCACTTCCACCACACAGACGCTGTAGCCCACATGGTTGGCCACTGTGCACTGATACAGCCCATCATCATCCGCATTGACACTTTTCAACACCAGGTCCCCATTGCCCATGCCTGAAATTGGAAGAGCGTCAGAGGGACAGTGAGACAGAGATGCCTGATCTCTGAGAGCTCCTACCCTGCCCAGCCCCTGTGGGATGGAGGATGGAACACCACTCTAAAAAAACAAGGAAGGTGGATGCAAGCATTCACAAGTCCACTCAAATCTAAACACTTCCCTtgctgagacagaaagacagggaaGGGTCCCTCTCTCAGAAAGAAGACAGAGTCACCTTTAATTCTCTGTGACCTCAGGGAAATACATCCTGAGATGCCTGAACACTGGCCCCCCTATATTATTCAGCTTCTCCAAATGCTAGGAGGAGCATCCAATCCTCACTTGCCAGTGAATGGTAGTTACTAGtaagtattccttttttttttttttttttttttttacctgtcaCAGAGGTGTTAAGCCACTTACTTGCCTGAGATTTACTACCCATCAGCATCCTAGCCAGGACTCAAGCCCAGCTCTTCCCTGGACCATGTTCTCTCCAAACTAACCATGCTGCTTTTGACTGACATCCCATGTAtacctcttctccttccctcagtGGCAGCTGCTGGGACATGCCCGGATGAGCAGTCTCTCACAGACTTGGTACCACTGACGAGAAGTCCCAGCAGGCCCCCTTTCCCGATCCACTACTTATCTTCCCTCCCCCTCGGCTGGGCCCCCTCACCTTGGTTGATGGAGCTGTGGAAAGATTCTTGATAGGAAAGCTCGGAGTGGAAACTGTGCTGGGAGTGGTATGACCCGGCTCGGTAGGGGTGGCTGTGCCCACTGATCTTGGCCCACTTGTAGGAGAGGGGCTGAGAGCCTCCATTGGCATAGCACTTCAGTACTACATCGTTGCCCTTGGACATGTGGCCTTCGGTCCAGCACATGGGTACCGCGGGACGTGCTGTAACAAGGCAGGCAGGCGATGATAAACCCAGACCCAGgcggaagacagagccaggctcACAGCGGCCAACCCGCCCTTGACTCTGAAGCCCGGGGAAGGGGAGCCCAGAAGGATCGAGTCGTACCTTGGACAGTGACTATGACCTTCCTGGTGGCCATGGTGGTCTTCTTTACCCGACACTCATAGGTTGCTGTGTCAGATACCTGCAGGTTCATGAGGTTGATGGAGGCATCGTACTGGCTGGGGTCTGAGGCTGCAAAGCGTACCCTCTGCTGCAGATGGGGGAGGTTACCATGGCCGATCCTCTTGTCTTGATACGTGAGAAACtgtgaagaagagagggagacagagctgTCGAGATAAACTGAGCCAAGGCGGGTCATGTGGGTTGAGTGGGTAGTTCACTGACCTTCTCTAAGACTCAGTTTTCTCAGCTGAAAAAAATGGGGAGGATGGTGTCGAGCACACTGCTCTCTCATGGAACGAGTAAGAGCTAGTGAGATTAGATATTCTAGACAAATAAAAGGTCAGACCAGCAACTTCTAAAGGCAGGGGCCACACTTAATCTCCCCCTTGATGTGGAGTAGAGGGAGGTGGAATCTGTCTGGCTTGATTCCCAGTTGGACAGCTCTTTTCCCTGTTGCCTTGTTCCCTGAGAGACCTTGGAGGAAGTTCAAAGCCTTGGTTTCATCCCTggccttcttctttctccctcaggATGTTGGCTTCCCGTCAGGTTTGACATCACAGAGTATACGGAGGATAGAGGATCCTGTGCCAAACACTTACCACATTCTCCCTATGTGAGGGTTCCGAGTTGACTTGCATCCACTCAATGTCCAGACCATTGGGACCATAGTCCTCAGGATCCAGGATGTAGGGGCAGCCTAGCCTCACATTGTCACCTTCCGCCAGGTACATGACCTCCTGGCCATCCCCGTTGATCCTTACAGCAGACAGCAGTGCTGGGGAAGGGTAAAGTGGGTGAGAGGATGAGAAGAGTGCTTGAGCAGTCAATCTCGACCACTCTGCTCCCTGTCAGCCAGAACTCAGTGGGGCGACTATAGGAATGAGgggctatgtgtatgtgtgtgtgtgtgtgtgtgtgtgtgtgtgtgtgtgtgtgtgtgtgtacactggcATAAGCAATACTTAATAGTGTTTGTTTATTCATATGGCAGTCTCTGGGCATCCTTGTGAACTTGTGTATATATTCTAGGCTTCTGTAGATGTGCATTTGAATACTGTTTACTTACATATAGCTCTTatgttatatttatgtgtatacacaaTTGTGCATTTGAATGTATGAATATATGCACAAATGTGCATCATATGTTTGAGTCTTTGTAGCTGCAAAGATATTCTTGCACATGACCATGTAGTATATCTACCTATATATTTACATGATAGTgtaggcaagtgtgtgtgtgtgtgtgtgtatgtgtgtgtgtgtgtatgtgtgaaacaTCCAAAGTTGTTAAATGTTCCATTGGAAGAAACAGGCTGTTTAAAAGCTACCTGTATGGGCTGGGTTTGGGCCTTATCTGGGTCAAGTGAAGAGCTCCAGCAAGAAGCAGGAGAGTGGATACAGTGACTCCTGGGATCCTTTTCCATCCTGAAAAGCATAAGACTaggtatatctgtgtgtgtgtgtgtgtgtgtgtgtgtgtgtgtgtgtgtgtgtgtgatgtatgatAATGTATGCTGACTATATAAGTGTTCTAAGTGGCAGCATACACCTTTGCCTGACAGTGGCCAGCTGTAACCTAGAGCCTGGCCACATTCATGTGCATGTCTTTGTCTATGGCAGCTTATATATGTAGAACCTTATATATGAACCTTGTATGGCAAAGTGTACCATTGTAGGCTGTGTGTCCTCCTTGTGTGATTGTGTGGCTCCCGTAGAGCTGCTCCCACTTGCTTGCTCCCTTTGGGGCCCCTCCTGCCACTGAGTCAGAGCAGGAGCCCAGAGTTTGGAGCCAGGATCAGGAAGCTTAGGAGGgagctcctccccctccctacccTGAAGCCTCAGGCAAGCTCTAGCCCCAACCGGTTAGACCTAGACAAGAACAAGGGGGGAGTGAGCCCAGGACTCCACCCTAGACACTCAACTCCCTACCTCCACAGTCTCTCCAACACTCCCTCTACAAAGCCCCTCACCAAGCTTCTCTACTGATGGCCGTTTTGAGTAAACTTGCTCTTTGAGGTTCCAGCCCACTCTcccactatctctctctctctctctctctctctctctctctctttctctctctctctctctctcacacacacacacacacacacacacacacacacacacacggggggggggggtatacaCTGTCCTAGGCTGAACAAATAGACACAGGCATGTTCTTTCAAGCCCTCAAAATGTGAATATATGCCCATGCAGCTCCCACTTTGTTATACACAGACTATCGGACCTATACGCAGACACACATTCACAGGCAGAGTACACATTAATCTATGACACACCCACTGCACGCTTTGTGGCTTCCTGCGCGTCCATTCAAGACCAGACATATCTGCAGAAGCCCTGAGTTCTGTGTGTAGCCTGGCTCTGGAGAAGCTAGTAAGGGCCTTGCTTTTCCCTCAACATCTCAAGCCTCACCGGACCTGCCCCTCTAAACCATGGCTAGCCCATCTCATCTGATAGACTCTGAGTTATCCTACAACAGGCAGCCTGGCTTCTGGGACTCTAACGGACCTGGAGATGCCTCCTCCAGCCTTAGGCAAGAGAATACCAGCTCATTCCAGATAAGGATCCTGATGCTATCTGCCAGATCCTGAGGCGGCTAGAGACAAGCCAGGGATGAGCCAGAATTCACCTGAGAGCAGAAGCTCCACCCTGGGAATGAGCCACTGGAAACAGGTGACGACAGGGAGGATTCCCTTTCCCCACGCCACGgatgtcagacagacagagggtaAGTATTTAGAGAAAGGGGCTTGAACAGGAGGAATAAGCTGGAAGAGAATGCCTCCACCCTGCGCTAGACTGTCTTGCTTCAATTGTCCCAGGACAAGGAGCCTCACCCTAGTTCCTCAGCCTCCTTAGATGCTTTCTCAGCCTCTCCCTAGGGTTCCAGCCTTTTCGTACCtcctcccagcccttgggaagttgTTCCTGGCATATCACCCTGGTTTATCTTGCTGTGGCACTGGGGAAGGATTTCCAGGGAATGTAAGAGAAGAAGGCAGCTTGCACACACGGAGAAAAGAATCAGGATGAAAGTGGTATAGAAAAGAGTCCTAGGCAAGACCTGGGGAGAAAGGGACACTGGGAAGTCAAGGGGCTGTCCAAGGAACTAGTGATTGTCCCTTATAAAATCACCAGGGCTGGCCACCCTGTATAGGGAATGTCACCTCGGCCAAGTGTCTGTTCTCAGCTAAGAAATCTATTCTGAATTTTCAAACTGATTTCAgactggaagaggaagagagaagaaaaaaaaaaaaggtagctcaGAAAGTATCGGCACAGGAAGCATCCAGCCCACCCACCCTcctcgcgcgcgcacacacggaGATGCCCCCAACTCTCCTGGCACAGCCAGGGCTTCCTGGGTGGGCACTGCCTGAGAGGCCCTCGGCAGAGAAGGGTGCAGCAGGCATCCTGCCAGAAATGCAGCCATCACACATATgcgcacacacaggcacgcacattCCCATACACAGAAACAGGACGAAACGGTCCCCCTTCTCGGTCTCCTTCCTCATACCCTTCATCCTACATCTAGACCCCAGGAGGGCCTCCATACTATTTTCAGCAACACTTAATAGAACGTCCCTTGCTGGGACTTGCCCAGGCCCCGGGCAGGCAGCCATGGTATCCAAACCTGTGGACCCTGCCTTCCAGCCATGCCCTAGAGAGCTGAAGGGGGCCCTGGGAGTTTACCATCCATCCTCTCAGTCTCATCCCAGAAGAGGCATCACCTATGGACTCCCACAGCACATAGGGCATGGACCAGAGGCCCTAGGCCTGGGTTCTTACTGCCTATGATGGAAGCATCCCAGCATGTGGAGCCCTTTCCAGGCAAACAGCTTTCCTGCCCAATGCTCTGGCTTGGGAGAGGTGACCCTTCCACTGAGAAGAACACACCGACAGTCTGGACGAAACGGATCATTGCCTGGCTCCTCCTCAGCCCCCACCCAGAGCTGCTGCTCACCTGACTCATACCCCACCTGCAATGCCCACAACTAACTCCGTATCTCCAAGCAagccctgtctccatctcccagcatGGAAACATCACAAAGGacacttgcacacatatatgAGCTACTCGAACTGTCAATTAGATCATGAAGATCTATTCCGAGGCCTCTGCACACAGACACTGTCCCAAGCCTTCGGGCACAGGCTGTCCTGGGGAGAAGCTCCCTTGGCAGTATCCGAATCAGTGTCAGCAAAGTGAAGGTAGACAGTCCCTACCGGTGGCTCTTAGACCATCTTTGAGGCTCTTCTGTGAGCCCTTGCTCATCCCTGACCTTCTGGCGTAATACTGGGCATCCTTGCCCCTGCCCAGCCCCATACCTGGGCTCAGGCACACGAGTAGTAGATGGAATGCTCCTCGAACTCCCATGTCTCCAGGCTTGGTCTTTCCTCCGCCTGAGCTGGGCTCCAGTGGGCTGGTTGGTGGTGGGTGGACGGGGcaggtggagggaaggggagcGGAGGGCCCAGACACTGCCCGGGGTGGCAGGAAGGTGCAATGAGTGCCAGGCTAAGGAGCAGCCAGAGTTATTTCTATAGGAGGGAGGGGGCCTGGTCCCCGCCTTGGGGAGGAGCCCAAGTAGCCCTAATTAGCAGGGTGACAGGATGGCCTACCCAGGCATTACCCTGCCCTCACCCAAGCTCTTCCCTGTCCCGAGAGTGGTGCACAGCGACCAGGGGGACTTGTAATTAGGCACCTGTTAAACCTCCATTTCCTCCTGACCAAGTCCTCAGGGTGACAACAGTTGCCCCATTTCACAGCGTCCACGGAGCTCCACTCACCACTCATTTGTTGCCTGCTTCCctgggggaaagaggaaggggaagccaTTTTTGGGGAGGAAGGATGGCCAGGATTTGGAGAGTTAACACTGACCAAAGACATCCCAGAGCCTGACATGCTCCCCCATGGCAGACCCAGACTTCCAAGTCCTAACCCTTCCAAGCACCTCTTGCTTTCTGGGGGGATGTGTGGGTCCTCCAGGTCAGATGTTAAAGAGAGTGCACCAGAGAAGGGATGCTTCTCCCACGTTGGGACCTAGGCCTGGAGAGAAAGCCCAGGTAACAGGGGATACTGGAATGtagcttttctctttcccttcaaaGAGAGTGGGGCCTCCTGAGCTGATGAGGGAGAGAAAGGGTGTGTGTAAGAACAGGGTCTTCCCTTGCTACTGCTTCTCCATCCTTGCTGACACAAAGGTCATCCCCAAGTTCCAGGACCCCGGAGAGAGCAGGAGGTGCTATGATGGGTCTAGATCCTACCTCCCACACAAATCTAAATCAGTTTACCAAGGctcaaagaagaaggaaagaggagttGGGGCATTTGGGGGGAGTGAGGGACTTTGAAGGGTGAGGGAATGTTTGAGGTGGGCAGGGCAAGAGGTCATATGAGTGTGTGCATCTCTCGAAGGTATGAAGAAGGTAGGAGAAGGGCTGAGCTCGGCTGTGTGCTTTCTTCGGGGATTTCTTGAGATCTCAACCGGGCCTTGAAGGTTTGATGCAGGCCCAGTGTTAACAAGGGTCATAATTTCCTAAGAACCAAGACCCTCAAAGCCTGGACTGTCCACTGGGCAACTACAGTCATCAGGGTGACTAAGCCGTCGCAGTTCTAGGCGGTGAGATagaagctggggtgggagggtcTTAGCCAGCAGAAAGGGGAAGGCCAGCTGCTGTTGGCGGATCTGTGGGTTCAGAACAGTTCCTTAACCTTCCTTCCCTGGATTCCAGGACCGTCCAACAGGAGGCAAGTCATGGGAAGCCTCATTCTACAGCCTGGCTCCCACAAAGGATCCCAGAACCCTCTCCACAGCTGACCTGGGACTCAGGAAGGGCAGAGGGGGAAGAGTCTTCAGGAGAGTTATGGGGTTCAGGAGCGCTGCCAGGGCCCACCCCCTTGGAAGAATAAGACAGAACAATGAGGAAGCATAAGGAGTCCACGCGGCTCTGTGTTCCAAACCCTTTTACCCAACCTGCCAACAATAACAGGTTGCTCGAGGGCCCACCAGATCTACACAGTGGCTGTCCTTACTTCCTTATCTATTTTGAGATTTATGGGGTTGTTCTGAGCCTTCTGGAAAACAGGGGTCATTATCTCCATTCTACGGGTAGGGAAACAGAAGCCCGGAGAAACAAAGATTTCAGTTCAGTTGCAGCTACTGGCTGAGTAGGGGACAGGCAGGCATCATGACTCTCAGCCCTGAGTGGTCCAAAAGAAGGCTGGATGGACTACTGCCCATCAGAGGAAAGGGTGGAAGGCCAGTGGTGAGTGGAGGGGAAagcaggcaggaccaggaagagagagaagccaaATAGAAAGGGGTAGAGCCGTGGGTCCACTAAATCGAGGTATACGCTCATTCATTTGAGCTCTGGATTTGAGGTAAGGTGCCGTGACGGCTGCCCCTGGGGTAAAATTGGGGGCTATTTGAAATTATGGACGAGGTTGGGGTCAGGTGTGAGGCTTGGATTGAAGTTAAGGTCAGTGTTCAGGTTAGAATGACTGCTAGAAGTGCAGCCAGGAGTCAAGGCTGGGCTTTGTGCTATGATAAAGAACTCACTTTTCAGCATCATTTGCAGATACGCTTAGGAATACAGATTGAGGTAAATCCAAGGCTGGGTTGAAATTGATTTAAGATTTGTTACAAACGAGTTTGTATTAAGTTTGGGATTTAAGTCCAAAGAGTGTGCAGCTGTGGTTAAAAGATGGGTGAAAACATATGATCAGGAGGGTTCAAGGTAATCAAAAAATGAGAATTTACGGTATAGAAAgattccagcccccccccccaccctcctgtTAAATCCAGGTTTGGCTCCGCTCTGGAAACGTACTAGTGGTACACACTGATATACCCAATATCTGAGGGAGGGATTCAGAAATGCATGAGCCCATATGAAAGAGGATGAAGCAATTTGATCCCACAACAAATGTAACCTCTGAAGTCCTGCTTTACCGCCTGCTCACAGCCTAAGGAAGCTTCCAGATGCAGGAAGCTATGAGTAACCAGTGGAGTTCTGTCGCCGAAGGATGAGGCCCATCAGACAGATTTACGGGAGAAGGGATTGTGGAGTTTCAAAGAGGTTGAGGTAGAGGGGTTGAGAAAGAATAAGGACCTATTAATAGATGCTTCTAGAAAAATACTTTTGAGGGGATCACAGAGGGTTTctcagagcaagaaaaaaaaaaaccagagcatCGTGTTTGGTCCCCCTTGACCTACTGAAGCCTAATTGTCACCAGCCTGCAATCTGGAGCCTATAAACAAAGCTGTAGGTCTTCCTGCCCTGTGCCACAGGGGCTTGGGGGCAGGGTGGTAGGGtaagggcaccaggcatagaTCCAGGCTAGCGTTTCCACCTTCTGAGACCGGCCCGCAGCCCTGGGCCTCTCTGGACCTTCCCCTCAGCAAAGGAAGAAAGCGCCACTCCTGAGAGGCACCCTGCTCTAACTCTTCTCTCGCCTCCCCCTCACCATCTGTCTCCACCCTAAACTAACTGTTTTCACCCTCTACTTCCTTTTCAAACCCCATAAaggtccaggctgacctcagaaaATCTCGGACTTCTGTGCCAGGAGAGAGGGGCGACAGCACTCACTTCTGTTCTAGGACAGAAATAAAAGATGAAGACCTAGCAAAGAGTGAACAGAGACAGCGAGGAATGGAGGAGGCCAGACAGGGATTCAGAGAAGCCAGAGCCAGCTTCTGAGATGGGGTGCAACCCAACCCCAGGTCCCTTTAGAATACAGGCAGCCTGCCCATCTTCCAAAGCTACCTTCTCAGCAATTCCACACAAACTCcttgctcttctcttcctccctgactTGCCCAGCTCCTCCCCAGGCTCCCTAGGTACACCCTAGGGTGGAGACTACACCCTAACCCACTTCTagacctccctctctcccagcccCTCTGCCCCTTCTCTACATGCCTCCATGTAGACCTAGAGCTCAGCCCCGAACATCTAGGGAAGAGTTACCCAGCAGAGAAGGTCTCTGAGGAGTTTGGGAGCAGAAGTTAGGACCTACCACAGAGAAAGACGGTATCCTGTAGATCTTAAAGCAAGATGGCCGCAGAGAAGCTGGATTCTGGATGCCAAAGGGCTAGAGCAGCTGCTGACTTCCCACCAGATTTCAGTGAAGGTAATAGGGTGAGGGACTACCAGGTGAGGCTGAGGGCAGGGGCTCAGAGATTGTGCTGGTGGCATGAAGGGCTCACTGTAAGTTCTGACAGGAAGGGTTAGAGTCAGGTGGGAGAAAAGCAGAGAGGTCTCTGTGGGTGCTTAAGTTTgaaagtgtgggggtggggctggagactTCAGTGCAGATGGAGCTTCAAGCACTAGCCTGAAACACACATGACCCACAGATGATCTGGGCCCGTTCCCCAGCTCCGGGGTCTCGGTGCTCCCACTGGCTCACCTCAGCAAGAGGGCAGCTGGGTATACCCAAGTCTCTCCCATCAAGCAGTACCCTAGGGCTGAGCATGGGTCACACCGTCTTCTGAAGGAGTGGCCTGACTCACCACCACTTTCAGCAAGGCTCACGAGCCAAGAGTGGGTGACTGGATGTCATCAACTGAAATTGTCAGGGGGACCAACAAAGTCAAGAGGGAGCCCCTTGTAAAGAGTCTGTGGAACCCTGCTGTCAGAGCTGAGGAAGA
Coding sequences:
- the Vsig8 gene encoding V-set and immunoglobulin domain-containing protein 8; protein product: MGVRGAFHLLLVCLSPALLSAVRINGDGQEVMYLAEGDNVRLGCPYILDPEDYGPNGLDIEWMQVNSEPSHRENVFLTYQDKRIGHGNLPHLQQRVRFAASDPSQYDASINLMNLQVSDTATYECRVKKTTMATRKVIVTVQARPAVPMCWTEGHMSKGNDVVLKCYANGGSQPLSYKWAKISGHSHPYRAGSYHSQHSFHSELSYQESFHSSINQGMGNGDLVLKSVNADDDGLYQCTVANHVGYSVCVVEVKVSDSQRVGMIVGAVLGSLLMLACLALGIWGLICCCCGGGGAGGARGAFGYGVGGGVGGGACGDMASEIRVDAEAPGCKASGRGSRVTHLLGYPTQNVSRSLRRKYAPPPCGGPEDVALVPRTASAACEAGPSPVYVKVKSAEPAGCADCAQVEQRSCKDGLLV